The genomic window ATGATGGAAATGAAACAATTTTGGGCAACATGATCgagaaagaaataaatttagtaaatgaaTGGTGTCATTCTAACGGTTTAtctttgaatttgaataaatctcaaattcaaaaatttaaagtcaataataataataaaatttttgggtaTCACATTTGACAGTAGCATTAAATGGAAAACCCACATAGATTCAATATGTGCAAGGctaaataaagtttgttttcagataacaattatgaaaaaaagaatTGATATAAAATCTCTGTTACTTATTCATTATTCAAACTTCTACTCGATCATgtcgtttgaaatatttatatgggGCTCTAATAACTGcgctaaaaaagttttactattacaaaaaaaagttattagaaTTATAGTTGGTCTAAAAAAGACTGAAAGTTATAGAAACATATTTAAACACGAAAATTTGGGCGATTCACAGTGTTTATGCTCTTGAATTGTTAAAGTTttacctgaaaaataaaaattatttcaatacgaaaaaagtttgtataaatCGTTATACAAGACAGCAACGCAGTTATGTGAGCCCCTTATGTCCCCTCAGAAAGGAGGTATCGTCAAAAGTTCTGAACTGAATCCCTAAGATGATTACTATATACagcgtgtctacttaagttggctccaaatgaaatttttttagcaaaaaaagttattctttatgaAATCACTGCTACTGAAAATATGAACATTCaactattcacttttgacatcgaatatacagAGTATCcgcaaattgaaaaagttcgataggatTGTTAATGGTagtttagaaatgtaaaccattTAGAACAGACAATAAGGAAACCGGTTAAAAAAATCAGTTCCAAGATATGTAGAAGTGTATTTAAAgaactttttaaaagaataatcaCAAGAAGGTATGCGGATGGAACGCGAATGTGGATATTGTGATACATTTTGTAActaaattttgcaaatccttCTCATACAAGacgttattgttattttaaatacatttaggTTTATTTGCTGAttcgaaaaattgaataattgatatgtgacaaaataattaatacagaacttttgtttttcagacaatactttattattaataatttattattgttgacaTAAGTAACAACAGTTATTTTCAGTTCGTATTGCTTCAACGAATCTATCTTTGCGTTCCATAAAGGtggttattataccatgtatatatgaaatatacatagtatattaagtttagtcccaagtttgtaacgcttaaaaataatgatgctaggaaaaaaattttgtcataggtgttcactaaatcacctaattagtccatttccggttgtccgtccgtcgttccgtccgtccgtctgtggacacgataactcaaaaacgaaaaaagatatcgagcggaaattttacagcgtactcagaacgtaaaaagtgtggtcaagttcgtaaatgagcatcataggtcaattgggtcttgggtccgtgggacccatcttgtaaaccgttagagatagaacaaaagtttaaatgtaaaaaatgttccttattaaaaattaaacaacttttgtttgaaacattttttcgtaaacatcactgtttacccgtgagggcgccaattaggtggaaattttataatatgtactatacttgattatcagttatgtatgcgtCACATGtttgcatgtgtaatgtgataaagaaatctacactgactatacatggtatttcaacaattaactcagtcatttgttttcacttgtttttttacaaaattgtcttCTAAATATTTCGtaagtgatttcttgaactgTTTTTCTTCTTATCGgttctaaatggtctacatttcaaatggaccattaacattcctatcgaactttttcaatttgtcgAACCTAATTTAATCTTACATACTTACTTAATTTcgaattaattattctttactttaattttttttcgtaaaacttataataaaaaagttttccatatggagCCAACTTAACTAGGTATGTGATACTTGAATAATACAAACATAGATGGCATTAGTACTGCTATAAATGCCGTGCGAAtgctgaattttttaattatggataactaattaactattaattatttaagtggaGCAGAGCAATTGTTTACTCTGAAAGagtattttagaataaatttttggatatatatatttttttaaataatacctaATATTAAGCGCTTGCATATGGTgtttttgtgtatataaattgtatagtattgtatatttttttgtatgtatataattcCAGATCACTTGGCACTGTATCCATCAGCTGCAGCTGCATCTAATTATACACGAATGTATCATTGTTATCCTTGTGCAAATGGTATTCCTGCTGCACTCTGTACTTCTACTACTGCACCACTACATTACACTACACCAGGTCGGTcggttttatattattaattaaataacgtTAATAACGTACAACTTAAGtctaattcatttaattaatatattgatcCAACCTGATCTTTATCAAAAATGCATGCACTATAATCTACACTACTGATACTCTACTTTAAGCCGATTACAACATTAGACCCCAAAAAATACAGGAAGATCGAACTTCTCTCATGATTGGGCGATTAATTCAAGAGATATCAACTAAAGTTTCACTATCCGGGAGAAAGTTCTTCTGTCgatacttcaaaaatattttgttccatCACAAAATCTACCAGATTTAGctgtttttagtttattttagataggatcagataaattttttcgacACATTTCTAGAATACTTTCGAAATCTAATATTTTCGTACATTATTTAGATTTAGATGCGATCGATAaaaaaacccgatttttgtaattttagatCATAAATACTCTAGTAAAGGTGTCCCAGGAATAACGGACGCCCTTGTTGCATCAGGAaggaaaaaaattctaagacgaaGTATTATTACCTCTCCTTCACTGTCTTGCTGCTGTAGCGTGCTtccgattttaattattagctAAGTACTTATGCATCGGATCAGACAATAGAAGGGGActttcgtcttagaattttagTTCCTTCCGTTACTACTTGGCACCCTGTATACCTAGTTTAATCAAATCCcgtaacaatattttcaaattttttactccGATTTGGATAGAAATCTTTTAATAGAGtaatttttactcaaagaataccAAAATGAggcctttaaaattttgtacacgtTGTGATACCCCGGAACAACTTTCTTAGTATACCTCAAAGACTTTTCgctgaataaaaaacaaagattttgatattttcatattatttagcATAATTAGAACCAAAAATCCACTCAATTTTGATCGAGGTTACCATATTTATCAatgttatttatgaaaattagaaaacatCAGGAACATTTTATTGGTATTCTAACAAATTTTCTGGATCAGAACTTTATAAaaagatattctcaaaaaatatatattaataaaatttatgcaaatatgCCTGTGCTCGtagatagttaaaaaaaaaaaaaaaagtttatacttaaaaaaatcttcataccaaaattacaaatatatttcaacGACATaacttacaaaataatttaaatacaaaatttaacaactacagtagaaatattaaatacactACAAGAGAAGTATTAAATTATCAGAGAGTTATCGAGATTTTAACTTTCTAAAGGTTTAGGTTAAGTAATTTGAATGGtctatatttttacttagtgATGTTTATTTATGTTCTTGGTTATTGATTATAGGTACATATTGTGctatgtatatacagggtgtaccGGGGCTCGATATAGGCATAAATTAAAAGCGTatacttaaaacaattttaagtcgaaaattccttatatatttttgactaAATTCCAATAGTCAAGGAGCTACGTGCACTATTATGACCTCAACGATAATAGCCAAGAGGAATAAACGCAATAGTAAATTAATCTGGTAGAACATGTAATTGTTTTGCCATGTTGTTTTTATGGTGACATTTGATCGTTTATGTTTgtgtcttttatttttgaagttgtaattttaagattaatttaatggcTATGTTTACAAATCAAGAATACGGTATTCACTTTATTCATGGATATTGTAACAGAAATGCAGGAGCGTCTATGCAGGAATGAACGAATGGATGGAATTTCAAGTGGCGGTTTCCTGATCGAAAAATTCCTAATAAATACTTAAGTGTAATCATACATCTTCATTTGGCAGAACGTCCAGCAAGAACTTTCCGCCGAAGAAGTTTTCCTTAACATGGTCGAAAATAGTCTTTCTAGTAGTGTATGAAGATATATAgtcaagaatttttaattaataaaagattaAACTACTATAATCAAGAATATataaggcactttcgacttgaaattgtcaaaaaaataccCTCTCATGCCATGTGTATCGAGTTACGGGATACCCTGTGTATTAATATATAGGTACTGTGTTACACAAGGACTAGGTTCAATACtggataaaaacataaattaaactgAAGTCGTCAAAACATTGCTTGTAGTTACTGAGGCTAAATGCCCaaattattcgaattattcATTAAAGTTATAGATTCTTTGTATTTGAAGCGAAAGAGGTTTTAGACTCTGAAGGGAagggaaaaaaatgtattacttTATAGAGATTTTTACGTTATCGaagtttaagttatcgagattctactgaattttccaaataaatgttcattataattcaaaattataatcattaaataattgtttccaAAATTCCATACTTTCCTTATCCGGTTCATAATTAACGGCACGTACAACTTTaccaatatttaaatgattgaaTACGTCGGGTTCCACGGGTTTCCATTCTACTTTGAATAAAGGTGATGAACCAGTTTCTGGTGGATTTGGATTACCAGTACGGGCaaaatttgtccaaaatttacATAAACGCTTTACTGTATTCTCTTCAGCTATACCAAAACGTAATCGTGGATggtattttgtataaaagagATATGTTAGTTCATCGCCATGACATACTCCCGGTAAAGTTAAatctaaaaaagtttaatttttaatttcgattaaCTCTACGCCGTTTACAGTTTTTTGATTAACCAAAAACCAACGCAGACAAAATTTCGTCttcttttgatttttctaactggaagtatattgaaaatcttccctttataaatttaacaaaaattgggAAAACACTTTTGTTTATGACTATGGTAAAAATCATAGCTTTAACTATTttgacttcaaaaaaatatacaaattgtgTGAATTATTCGAGGACATAGGGAGTTTTCGAGGGTATTTTCCGAAAACTAAGTTTCCAACTGCGGAATAGATGtgaagtttgtatttttttgataaaaaatgtatgtaaattttgataCATTTAAATTTCGTAACTTTCttgacttaaaattatatttgccttaaattttttttgtaataaaaccgAGAACAAAAGTGCTGGTTAAGACCCAAAAACGTAAAAATCATGTTCGATTAATATCATCTAAATTTACAATCGACTAGGGCATAGTCCCAAAACTAAACAAACAATTCGCGAgtagatatatattaaatttttttggatcaaaattatttcatgatcaaatttttctcaagactgtagtaaaaaatttatgcctatttcaaaaactttataagAAATTGAtacctaaatatttttgtttggaaaattttaattatttacttactgAAGATTTGTTTATACAAATTGCAAGGCGAATCCAATGAAAACTTGTATAAGTAAACGGGTTCCTTGCCAAATTTCAGATgatattttattgcttttttcGATAACAATACATATCGAACATCAGTTTGATactataccaaaaaaaaaaaaaaaaacaaagaaaaaaaattcaaacataagTTCTCAATCGattcttgaaaatttatgtaaaaaacagggcaaaaaattcttaacatttatacgtttatttaatgaatggaactaggtaaaattttgatttaaatgaatagtttattttcttctatatttgaaaaaaacactCACCTTAGCGAATTTTTCCGCATTACGCCGCGATGGTGTTTCATTACCATAATAATACTTCATAATCCGTTGACCAATTTCCAAAGATTGTGGTGTTCCTTTTGGTATGTTCATAAATCGTGGCACTAATAATTCTGGATCAGTAAAATTTAATGGTAACAATTTGTCCAAATAATCGTTTGTTGTATGTACCATGCCATCACATGAGTTTGTACCAATTAATAATGGCACTTTTATAAATTCACCTTTCGTGCATAATAATTCTGGTTtgcctaataaaaattttggatcatCCCCTTCAGATGACTCAACTATTGGTCCTAGTACTCGATCATATTTACCCACCTAAAAAGGATACTGACTTTTTTTATGATGTTAAAAAGCATTTAATTCAAAATGGAACAAAATATCAAAGACTGATGATAATCACtataaatttttggtgaaaaaCTAACCTATCTtctaaaaaattcttataatcaCTTACTGCATACTGGTTTAGTAATTTCCAAATATCCATCAATTTCGATCCTGGTAAAtctttcaaataattgaaaGCTTCTAATTCGGTTTTACATTCATAACCGTCAGCTTCAGCTGCTATTATTGCTAAATTTTCCAACACTTGGTTATCAAATGCTGTTCctgaaatatgtaaatatttagcAAATTAAGAGCATAttgcattttttccaaaatttcttgTTTACCACTTTGGCATATCATTTTATGGAATAATCCTTTAGCCATGGAGGAAAATAGCAAACTATGTGTACTAACTGCTCCAGCACTTTCTCCAAATACAGTCACATTGTTTGGATCACCATTAAATGCACTGATATTTTTTTGGACCCATTTTAATGCCATTATAACATCTTTTAACATATTATTACCAGAACAGCCAGCTTGTGAGTttcgtacatacatacatcctttaaaatatttgtaaataaaatatgaagttTGCAAAGTGCCAAAAAATTGGTCAAATTTGTTGATCTAGTTAATAATTTGCAATTGAAATCATTAGAAAATGATGCGATCTCGATAAAGAAATGGAATGCTTAGATTACATTTGACAGAATTTGAGATCTTATAAGGAATTTATCCGAGAATATTCAGTTCAAATAGTATCGAGACTAAAAATTAGTAACGGTTTGGTAAAGCCGCGTCTGCcagattaattaataattctttcGCTCAGATTAAGATAAGATCTGATTAAGCATTAGAGAGAGTAATGtaattaaacttatatattatgtaatgtattataatgtaatgtatttaattaaacttaatatatgtaCTTaacaaaacgattttttttcgttGCTTGTTATACGATAATAACTTGTTTAACTTAAATACAACACATGATTTATGTCAACAAAAATGAAGTGAGAAGAaggatactcttattactttctGTGAAAGAGTGACTATCTACTTCTACGTCTCCGATATCCCTTCATCTACTTGAACAAGCTGATGATCTTCAAACTGCTGATGAAAGGCCCCGAGAATTGCATTACCTAGGGGCTTCAATATGATGAATCCGGAATCGGATTTAGACTTCAAATATTATTGGATTTTTCCTTAGTCAAGCCTTGACACTCTGtgacaattttgaaatttgcaattttttttacagttcgTCTCTAATTTTACTACCTACCTTGAAGACCAAGTCGAAAATTGCATGTCACTAAAACAACATCTTCGGCAATTAAAAAATCAGGTCCATGTAAATCTGTATTTCCTGATCCACGAATAAATCCACCACCATGAATCCAAAACATGACAGGTTTCAATGACACGCCATTTTTTGGAAGCTAAATACGATTAATAAACGTAGGTTTGACGtatgtttattgtaaattttttaaactaaataatttaggTTCAAAGgttatgaattaattttccaATACAGCAAtgcaataatgaaaaaatttagtacACTAATTTAAGGGATTTGTGGGCTCAATATGGGATAGAAGAAACACAAATTTGAGGGAGGCGGAAATTCATATGTGCTCACCTCTCTAGTAAAAACATTCAGATATAAACAATCTTCATCTCCTATAATTTCATCTGAGGTGGTAGATATTGATAAACTTCTATTTCCCTCCACAAAAGCGTCCAAAATTCCATCCCATGGTTCTGGATCTACTGGACACTACAAAGTATGTAAAAGGCGGTTTTTCcattatcaaacaaaatatagttaataattgatttaacaaaaatgtGATTGCATCCACTGGGTTTCGTACCATGCACCATTAATTACTTGAATCGATACCTCAAGATTTAACCATGGTAGCTAGATATAcatataatgattttttgaataagTTTAGTCTTACCTTGAATCTTAGTTCCCCAATCGGTGGCTTAGCATATGGAATTCCTTTATAACTGAAATATAACACATCTCTCGCTGAACTCAAAACTTTACCACGTAATTGCCCTTGTTCGATTCGAATAAGTGTTGAGTCATCGTTCGAAATAGTTTGCACACCCATGGCGAAATTTTAACTGATCTCTGAACACgccaaatttatatatatatatatatatattaataataatcggcATTGAATATTGTGGAAAATTATTGATGtgaaatacgaaaaaatatataaaataggaAGCTATAAAAATCGTTTAAGTATGAATAAAGCAGACAGTACGCTACAAAGGAATCAGTAGatgcaataaaataaacttaaatctTTTCGTACATTATTTGGACTTATTTgcaaaaagtcaaaaatatgTATGGAAAGTCCTTAGGTAGTCTAAAAACATCAAGCAAGGCAAATATTGACAGAGGtgccttttttaaattatgaatccggtaaatttttaattgcacttCCAGTTTAcataatgaatgaatgaatgtttGCTctgttttaatgaaaacttgTTTTGCCGCGTTGAGCGATTTTATTATACTAGTTTTTCAATTGTGGGTAAAAGTTATAGCTTGGTGACTACCATAGTTTAGGCCATCTCAGAAGTGACATCATGCGACGTGGCATACATAGGACATGTTTAAAACACCAGTCAGTACTTAGATTAGAGAGCGTTCGAGAATATTATGtgctgttgcctttttataccatgtatacagaatgttcgatttacatctaggcatataaatatcacgagtaaaacagaatacatgcgttgatttcgattaaactaagcacaaggctagaccttatgGTGTTCCTAGGATAGGTATAAGGCACATATCCGGggaaattcgagaaggcccacaccctagggaaaatctttccaaatacaggaaaatggcaTTTTCTAGagagaggctgaggggacaacagtgaaacttcgtatcagagtttatatcaacaaggtccaaGGTTTTATATAACTCCCCCATGGGACCCCTCCCCCTGGAGCCGTGGAGCTGGAGGGGATGAAACTGGTCAAATCAAacctacccaaaattgatcaaatattattttaaatgtctttttaagtaacttttatatcttggtaatctttgcctaacctcacccttaccaaactacatccttctaaagCCAAATTATTGAAGATAAGAAACTGaagcttttccttgtttttaaataattcttaaaataggctgctttcaataaaaatattacaagaataataatatcaattttataatataataaagtcttgtcctaTGTTTCAGACCGTTTATTTTAATTGACCGA from Chrysoperla carnea chromosome 2, inChrCarn1.1, whole genome shotgun sequence includes these protein-coding regions:
- the LOC123294111 gene encoding neuroligin-3-like encodes the protein MSVETTLSINDHDESTLVQIEQGQLRGKILNSVKGVLYFGYKGIPYAKPPIGELRFKPPAEPDPWEGILDAYEEGNRSLSISSTDDECVGDEDCLYLNVFTKELPKSGESLKPVMFWIHGGGYIRGSGNTDLHGPDYLIAEDIVLVTCNYRLGLQGCLYVKDPRAGCSGNNLLKDKIMALKWVQKNIHAFNGDPNNVTVFGESAGAISAHNLLFSPMAKGLFHKMICQSGTAFDGQNYLENLPIIAAEAGGYKCDNELDAYNYLRNLPGPKLWEIFKLLDTYAIGKYDRVVSSITEFPDGNEPKCLTETPEVLCTRGDFIKVPLLIGTNTCDGMVYTSKDYLDKLLPLNFTDPELLVPRFMNIPKGTPQSLEIGKRIMKYYYGNETPSRRNAEKFAKYQTDVRYTLLTKKAVKYHLKFSNEPVYLYKFTMDSSCNLYKKVFNLTLPGVCHGDELTYLFYTKYHSRIRFGIAEENTVERLCKYWTNFARTGNPNPPETGSSPVFNVEWKPVESDVYNHLNIGKVLRAINYEPDKNRMDFWNQLFKDYNFFAMGVQTISNDDSTLIRIEQGQLRGKVLSSARDVLYFSYKGIPYAKPPIGELRFKCPVDPEPWDGILDAFVEGNRSLSISTTSDEIIGDEDCLYLNVFTRELPKNGVSLKPVMFWIHGGGFIRGSGNTDLHGPDFLIAEDVVLVTCNFRLGLQGCMYVRNSQAGCSGNNMLKDVIMALKWVQKNISAFNGDPNNVTVFGESAGAVSTHSLLFSSMAKGLFHKMICQSGTAFDNQVLENLAIIAAEADGYECKTELEAFNYLKDLPGSKLMDIWKLLNQYAVGKYDRVLGPIVESSEGDDPKFLLGKPELLCTKGEFIKVPLLIGTNSCDGMVHTTNDYLDKLLPLNFTDPELLVPRFMNIPKGTPQSLEIGQRIMKYYYGNETPSRRNAEKFAKYQTDVRYVLLSKKAIKYHLKFGKEPVYLYKFSLDSPCNLYKQIFNLTLPGVCHGDELTYLFYTKYHPRLRFGIAEENTVKRLCKFWTNFARTGNPNPPETGSSPLFKVEWKPVEPDVFNHLNIGKVVRAVNYEPDKESMEFWKQLFNDYNFEL